The Acidobacteriota bacterium genomic interval CCACAACCAGCATCTGCCTATGGTAGCTGGCGCAGCCGGGTGGGGCCCGGCACTAGTCAATTCCCTGGCTTCGTGGCACGGATGAACGCGCTCACAAACTTGCCCTCCACTTCCCGTACCACCGCTTCGCGGTCGAACCCATCGCCGCTCAGGAATTCCTCCGCATCCTGCGCCGAGTACACCCGCGTCACTTCCATCGTAGGTGCGGCAAACCCCGCGCGCTGCAGTTTGGCGATGTAATCCTCGTCCCGGAGCGCACCCGCGATGCAACCCGTCCACAACTCCATGCTCTTGCGGATCGCCGCCGGCACTTCGCCCCGCACCACCACATCGGAAATAGCAAACCGTCCGCCTGGCTTCAGCACCCGGAACGCTTCCTGCAGCACGCGGTCTTTATCGCCTGACAGGTTCACCACGCAGTTGGAAATAATCACGTCCACGCTGTTGTCCGGCAGCGGAATATTCTCGATTTCACCCCGCAGAAACTCGACGTTTTCCAGTCCGCTCTGGCGTTTATTCTCTTCCGCCAGCGCCAGCATTGCGTCCGTCATGTCCAGCCCGTACGCCTTCCCTGCCGGTCCCACCCGCCGGGCCGAGAGCAATACGTCGATGCCGCCTCCCGATCCCAGATCCAGCACCGTTTCTCCAGCCTTCAGCTCGGCTAGCGCCGTCGGATTGCCGCAGCCCAAGGACGCCCGCATCGCTCCCTCCGGCACTTCGCCCGATTCACTGGCCCCGTACAGGTCGACAGTGATCGGGTCGCCCCCGCCGCAGCACCCCGACGGTCCGCAGCAACTGCTGCCTGCGCCCTTCGCCGCGCGCTGCGCAGCTTCGCCATATTTCGCCTTCACAGCCTCTTTCAGTTCGGTATTCATGCGTGTCTCCTTGTTTACTTGCAGCAGACAACGGCTTGCGGCTCTACCGCCTTGTTTCTGGTGCAGCATTCGGCGTACAGGAACTGCAGCAGCTCCTGCAGCGCCTCCGAATTCGCCGAGTACCAAAGGTAAGTGCCCTCGCGCCGGACGCGCACCAGGTCTTCGTGCTTCAGCTTCTCAAGATGGTGCGATAACGTCGAGCTCGGTATTCCCAGCTCCGCCGCCACATCCCCCACCACCATGCCGGCCGGATGCGCGCTCAGCAGCAGCCGCAGAATCCGCAGCCGTGCTTCCGCCCCCAGCGCCGTAAACTGGTCAGCAATGCGCGTGACGTCCACATCTCTGTACTTCTGCATTTACAGAAATATACCACGCGCTACACTGAGCGCATGGAAAAACTTTTCCGCACGGTCATGGATTCCCCCGTCGGTCCGCTGACCCTCGTGGTTTCCGGGCAGGGCCTGCGCGAAATCCATTTCGGCGACGTGTCCACTCCCGGCGCTACCGACAATCCCCGCCAGACCGCCGCCGTAGCCCGCCAGTTGCGCGAGTATTTTGCCGGCCGCCGCCAACAGTTCGACCTCAAACTGGACTGGCATGGCACCGACTTCCAGCGCTCTGTCTGGCGCGCCCTTGTGCGCATCCCGTATGGCAAGACCGTCAGCTACGCCGATGTAGCCCGCAAGGTCGGCAAGCCCAAAGCCTTTCGCGCCGTCGGCGGAGCCAATCGCGCGAACCCCATTCCCATCGTTGTTCCCTGCCATCGCGTCCTGGGCAGCGACGGCAGCCTGACTGGATATTCCGGTCCCACTCGCCTCGATATCAAGGCTCAATTGCTGGCTCTCGAAGCCGCCCAATAAAAATTTCTAAATGTTGAGCCAACAACCGGTTGGCATGCTACACTACTGGTGTATTCATTTGACTGACTGGTCAGTATAATGACTGTTGCAGGCAAAACCCGCCGTCAGGCCCTCACCGAATTCCGCGAAGCTGAGATTTTAGCGGCCGCGCGCAAGGTCTTCGGCGAACGCGGCTTTGGAGCTGCGACCGTTGATGCAATAGCCTCGGAAGCGGGTGTGGCCAAAGGCACCCTCTACCTCTACTACGACAGCAAAGAGGAGATCTTCTGGGCTGCCCTTTTGTCGCGGCTGCGTGACGCTCTCGAGCTCACAAAGCAGGCGGTCGCAAGCGCGCAGGGGGCCGAGGCGAAAATCCGCGCGGTGCTGCAAGTGCGATATGACCTGTTCCGCAGCGATGCGGCTTTCGTCCGCATGTACGTAACTGAATTCGGGCATTTCTGCCGCAACAAAGGTGGCCCCACGCACGATCTCTACACGGAAGGCGCGGAACTGCTCGCAGGTGTGTTGCGCGACGGCATGGAAGCTGGCGAATTGCGTCGCCTGCCGCCAATGGAAACCGCCCTGGCCCTCATGGAGATGGTCAAAGGCGTTTTTTTGATGCGCTTCTCCGGCGTGCCGGGTCTCACCGATGACACCGCCTTCGATGGCGCCCAATTTGTTTTTGAACTGTTCTGGGCAGGCGTGCGCAAGGAAAACAAACATGAGTAAGGCCGTTGGCGTTTTCGCAACCGTGGCTCTGGCCACCACATTCCTGGCCGCCCAGGGCCTGCCTCCGGCGCATCCCAATCAGGTGCCGCCACTGCAACTGCCCTTGCCCGCTCTCACCCAGACCGATGCCGCCGGCGGCGTTCCCGCCGGCACGCTCAGCTCCACCCCGCTGCGATTGAGTCTGGCCGATGCGATCACGCGCGGCCTGCGCCAAAATCTCGCGCCCTTGCTGGCCAGTAACATGAGTGAGCAGGCGCGGGCGCAGCGCATTGCGCAAATGGCGGCCCTACTGCCCCGCGTCGACGCCAGCGCCAGTGAAGTCCGGCAAAAAATCAATCTCGCCGCCTTTGGTTTCAGTTTCCCCGGCGCCCCGCAAATCATCGGTCCCTTCAATGTCTTCCAGGCAAGCGCCGCGGCCCACGTGCCCCTTCTCGACCTCAGCGCCCTCGACAGCACCCGCGCCGCCTCCAGCCTCGAAAAAGCCGCTCACGATGACTATCAATCCGTGCGCAATCTTGTCGTCCTCGCCGTCGCCAATCAGTACCTGCTGAGCGTGGCCGATCAGAGCCGCGTGCAGGCCGCGCAGGCCGAGCTCGCCACCGCCCAAAGCGCCCTACAGCAGGCTCAAGACATGCTTGCGGCCGGAGTCGTGGACAAGCTCTCCGTCGTGCGCGCTCAGGTACAGCGTGATCAGCAGCAGCAGCAATTGACCGCGCAGCAGAATGCCCTCGCCAAGCAGCGGCTCTCCCTGGCGCGGGCCATTGGCCTGCCGCTGGCGCAGAAATTCGTGCTCACCAGCACCACTCCGTTTGCCACGCTGCCCGCGCCTGCGCCCGCCGCCGCGGTTGCCGAGGCGCTTGCCACCCGGCCCGACTATCGCGCCTCCCAGCAGGTCGTGCGCTCGGCCCAACTGCTGGTTGCTTCGGCTAAAGCCGGACGGCTGCCCACTGTCTCCCTCGACGGTAGCTACGGCACCATCGGTCACGAGCTCGATTCCAACCACCCCATCTTTGCCGTCGGCGCCTCCATCAACCTGCCCGTTTTTGCCGGCGGCCAAATCGCCGCTGAGCGCATCCGCGCGCAAGCGCAGTTGCGCGACGCTGAGGCGCGCACAGCAGATTTGCAGGCCGCCATCGGCGTCCAGGTGCGCTCTGCCCTGCTCGATCTCGAAAGCCAGCACCAGCAGGTCGCTGTGGCCCAGCATGCGCAGCAGTTGGCCCACCAGGAGCTGACCTTGGCGCAGGACCGCTTCCGCGCGGGCGTCGCCGACAACCTCGAAGTCATCCAGGCCCAGCAAACCGTCGCCGTGGGTGACGAAAACTATATCGCCGCCCTCTATGGCTATAACCTCGCCAAGGCCTCGCTCGCCCAGGCCCTGGGCGTGGCAGCCACCCAATTTCAGAACTACCTGCCCACCCACTGAGGCAGTTCATGCTCGAAGGAAATCGTCAGGAAGAAGGAAAGCCGATGCCCAGCAGTCCCGCCGTCACTAACCCCCCGCCCCTCACGGCCGAAGCCACGGAAGCTCCCGCGCCGGCCAGGCGCCCGCAAACCAAACACATCCTCGGCATTGTGGTCGTCATCATTGTCGCCGGCGTCATCTGGGCGTATTTTTACTATCGCAACCGCGTCTCCACCGACGACGCCCAGATCACCGCCCACATCGAGCCCGTCGCTCCCCGCGTCGCCGGCACCGTGATCTCCGTCAACGTGAACGACAACGAGAGGGTTCACGCCGGTCAGGTCCTGTTCCAGTTGGACGACCGCGTCTACAAGGCGGAGCTCCAGCAGGCCGACGCCAACCTCCAGGCCGCCGAAGCTGGCGCCTCCAGCGCCCGCACCAACATCCCCATCACCACCGCCAGCAGCAGCGGCACCCTCAGCGCCGCCCAGGCCGCGACCGAGCAGGCACAGGCCAACGAAAAGCTCACGGCAGCGCAGGTGGCTGCCGCCGATGCCCAGGTCAAGGCCGCGCAGGCCACGTTACAGCAGGCCCAGGCGCAGGCCGGCAACGCCGTCTCCACCGAGCGCCGCTACGCCCAACTCGTGGGCAAGCAGGAAATCAGCGCCCTGCAATACCAGCAGGCGCAAACCGCCGCCACCGCCGAGCAGGCTGGTGTCGCCGCCGCCCAGGCCCAGGTCACCGCCGCGCAACAGCAGGTCGCCAGCGCCGTCGCCAAAGAAAACGTCGCCCGTGCCGCCGTGGCCGAAGCCGCCGCCAACGAGCGCAAAGCCGCCACCGCTCCCCAGCAGCAGGCCGTCAGTCGCGCCCAATCCAAGACCGCCCAGGCTAAAGTCGCCCAGGCCGAAGCCGCCGTGGCGCTGGCGCAGCTCAACGTCGACTACACCGTCGTGCGCTCCCCCAGTGAGGGCCAGGTCGGCAACAAAACCGTGCAGCTCGGCCAGCGCCTTGCGCCCGGCCAAACCGTCCTGGTCATCGTCCCCGTCAGAAACGTCTGGGTCGTCGCCAACTACAAGGAGACCCAGCTCAAAGACATGCACCCCGGCCAGAAAGCCGATGTCAGCATCGATGCCTACGGCGAAATCTTGCACGGCACCGTCAATTCCATCGGCCCCGGAACCGGCTCCGTCTTCAGCCTCCTGCCACCGGAAAACGCCACCGGCAACTACGTCAAGGTCGTCCAGCGCGTTCCCGTCAAGATCGTCTTCGACCCGCGTCAGGACCTGAGCCGCCTCCGCCCCGGCTTGTCGGTCGAAGCCACCGTCTTCACCAACAAATAGCTCCCGTAGTTCCTACCAGCTACGAGCTACTAGCTACCAGCTTCATCAGCTACCAGCTTCATGACCCGCGATCAGGCCACCCATCCCATCATCAACCCCTGGATCATCGCTATCACGGTGATGCTCAGCACCTTTCTGGAGGTGCTGGACACCTCGGTGGTGAACGTCAGCCTGCCCTACATCGCCGGCGGCCTGTCGGCCACGGTGGACGAAGCGACCTGGGTGCTGACCAGCTATCTGGTGGCTAACGCCATCGTCCTGCCCATCACCGGCTGGCTGGCCAACCAGTTCGGCCGCAAGCGGTTGCTCATCACCGCCGTCGCCGGTTTCACCGTCGCCAGCCTGTTGTGCGGTTTGGCGCCCTCGCTGCCGCTGCTGGTGCTGTTCCGCTGCCTGCAGGGCGCCTTCGGCGGCGCGCTACAGCCGATTTCGCAGGCCGTGCTGCTGGAGTCGTTCCCGCCCCAGGACCGCGGCAAGGCGATGGCCTTCTGGGGTCTGGGCATCGTCGTGGCGCCCATTCTCGGTCCCACGCTGGGCGGCTATTTGACCGACATGTACTCCTGGCGCTGGGTCTTTTACATCAATCTGCCCATCGGCATCGCCAGCATCATCATGACCCGGATGTTCCTGTTCGACCCCTCCTACATCAAGCCGAGCCGCAGCCGCGTGGATGGCTGGGGACTGGGCATGATGGCGGTGGGCATCGCCTGCCTGCAGATCATGCTCGACAAGGGACAGGAGGCCGACTGGTTCGGCTCGCATTTCATCGTCGCACTGGCCATCATCGCCTTCGTCATGCTGGCCGGCTTCGTCGTCTGGGAACTGACCGTCAAAGACCCCATCGTACATCTACGGGTCTTCAAGGACCGCACCTACGCCACCGGCGTGTTCCTGATGACGACGCTGGGTTTCGTGCTCTACGGCAGCCTGGTGCTGCTGCCGCTGTTCATGCAGGTGCTGCTCGGCTATAGCGCCATCACGGCCGGCCTATGGACCGCCCCGCGCGGCATCGGCGCGCTGGTCTTCATGCCCATTGTCGGCATCCTGATGTCGAGGCGCTGGGATCCGCGGCTGCTGCTGACCTTCGGGCTGCTGGCGGCGGCGCTGGGGACCTACCAGTTCTCCTTCTACAACCTGGCCACCGGCCCCTGGTCGTTTTTCTTTCCGCAGATCATTCAGGGCGGCGGCATGGCCTTCATCTTCGTGCCGCTCACCACCGTCACCATGGACGCCATTCCCCTCAAGGACATGGGCAACGCCACCAGCCTGTTCAATCTCACGCGCAATCTGGGGGCCAGCGCCGGCATCAGCGTGGCGACCATGCTCGTCGCCCGCCGCTCGCAATTTCACCAGAGCCGCCTGACGGCGCAGATCACCAGCGCCAGCCCGACGTTGCACGCCATGCTGCAGAACTTCACCCACATGCTGGTCATCCGCGGCATGGATGCCGCCACCGCCTCCCACCAGGCGCTGGGCGCCGTCTACGGCATGGTCGTCAAGCAGGCCGTGATGCTCAGCTACATCGAGGTCTTTTATCTGCTTGCCATCATCTTCGTGCTGATGGTGCCGCTGGTCATGCTGATGAAGCGCCCGTCGCACGGCCGATCGGTGTCCATGCACTGAGGTACGGCATCCACTATGGACCAGCGCCCCGCCATTAATCCCTGGTTGGTCGCCATCGCCATCGTGCTGCCCATCACCGGCTGGCTGTCGAACCATATCGGCCGTAAGCGCCTGCTGCTCACCGTCGTCACCGGCTTTACCGTCTCCAGCGTCCTCTGCGGCCTCGCGCCCAACCGCCCTTCCTGATTACCTGCCGCATTCTGCAGGGCACCACCGGCGGCGGCCTGCAGCCCCTCTCCCAGGCCGTGCTGCTGGAGGAATTTCCCCTGGAGCAACGCGGCAACACCATGGCCGCCCGGGGCATGGGCATCGTCGTCGCGCCGGCTATCTCCTCAGCCGCGCCTTCGATTCCCGTGGCGGCAGCTTGGAGGAGCCCTGAGCGCCAGCGGGCGGACCCTGCCGGGAATCGAAGCCCGCACTCCAAGCGACCATCGGGAGCGACCCGGGCTGTGCAGGAGGCGCTCGCACACATGCAGGGGCTGCTCATCGGCCACGGCGTCAACCCTGCCGACGCGCAGCACATCGCCACCGGCCTGCTTTACGGAACCGTCCAGCAGCAGGCCGCCTACGCCAGCTACATCGACGTCCGTGCCTTCGGCATCATCTTCTTTGCCGGTATCCCCCTCCTCTGGCTCATGCGCAAACCCCGCACCGGTGCCAAGCCCGGCGCTGGCGCCGCCCACTGACGCCCTGCGCCCAATGGTAAAATCACTACCATGACGACTACCATTGATGCTGCCGGAAGAATCGTCATCCCCAAGGCTATCCGCGAGGAGGCAGAGTTTGGACCGGGCACCGAGATTGAAGTGGAAGTCGACGACGGCCGCGTCGTACTCTCCCCGCGCGTCGCCCACTGGCATACCGAGGTCCGTGATGGAGTGACCGTTATGGTCCCGGACCGCCCGGTCCCTCCGCTCACCGCGGACATCGTAAACCGCACGCTCGCGCGCATCCGTAACGAACGCGGGCGCATGCCGCGGAGGCGCCCGACGGGCCCTCGAACAGGCCGGCCGCGCTCCCCCGCATGAGCCGCTTCCTGCCGGACACCAACGTCATGATCGCGATGATCCGGCCGTGGCAGGATCTGCATGCGGCTGCGAACGCGGAATGGCAGCGCCGCATCGGAGCGGACGAGCAGCCTGTCATGGCTGTCCACTGCTGGTCGGAGGCGTATTCGGTTCTGACGCGCCTGCCGCCCGCGCACCGCAGCCCGCCCACAGAAACCTGGGACGCACTCGAGCTGGTCTGGAAACGGTTTCCAACTGTCGCTCTGGATGCCGGCGAATGGCTGGCGACGCTTGCCTCCTGCGCCCGTGACGGCATCGGCGGCGGGCGCATTTACGATGAGCTGATTGCCGCTTGCGCGCGCAAGGCCAAGGCCGACACCTTGCTGACCTTCAACCCGCGCCACTTCGAACGCCACGCCGATTGGTTCGCAATCTGCGTGCCGGGCCGCGCCTAATCCAGAAAATCGAGCTTGGGTTCGTGCGGAATCATGCCCGCGGCGTGCCCGCGCCGCAGCAGCTCCGCGATGGCGCGCTTGTCGTCCTCGCCGTAGCGCAGCGTCCGCTCGTTCACGTACATGCCCACAAACTGATCCGCCAGATGGTCGTCCATATCGCGCGCGAACTGGTGCGCGTAGGCCAGCGCCTCGTCCCGGTGCTCGAGGCCGTATTGAATTGAAGCCTTCAACACCGTCGAGAGCTCCGCGGCGAACTCCTTCGGCAGTGCCCGCCGCACCACGTTGCCTCCCAGCGGCAGCGGCAATTGGGTGCTGTCCAGCCACCAGCGCCCCAGATCGAGCACCTTGTGCAGCCCCGAGGCCGAGTAGGTGAGCTGGCCCTCGTGAATCAGCAGTCCTGCCTCAACCCGCCCCTCCACAATCGCCGGAATGATCTGATCAAACGGAATCACCGTCGTCTTCACTTCCGGATGCCACAACCGCAGCACCAGCGCCGAAGTCGTACGCTCGCCCGCGATCGCGATGGTCTTGCCGCGCACTTCTTCCGGCGTGATCGGCCGCGCCGCCACAATCATCGGCCCATAGCCGTACCCCACGCTGCCGCCGTGGTTCAGCAGCCGGTAGTTGTCCTGCAAATAGGGATAGGCGTGAAAGCTGACCGCGGTCACGTCAAACTCCTGCGCCAGCGCGCGCCGGTTCAGGTCCTCGATATCGCTCAGCACGTGCTTGAACTTCACTCCCGGCAACCCCACTTTGTGGGTCGCCAGCGCGTAGAACATGAAGGCATCGTCGGAGTCGGGGCTGTGGGCGACAGAAATTTCTTGCGGGGTCTTCTTCATACGAATGGGCGCGGCGATACGCCAGGCGCAAGCGCTTCCAATCCGGGGATGGAAGCACGAACTCTGATTTTACCACGGGGCCGCTCTAGGTCTTCGTCAGCTCCGTGATCAGTGTTTCCCGCCGTGCCAGCGCGATGTGGTCCGTCTGCTCCAGCACCTGCCGATAGGCCATCGCCGCCAGCACCGTCAAAATCACCAGTGCCAGCAGTCCCACTTCCGGCTGACGCAGTCCTTTCGCCACCACCACCGCCAGCACCACCAGCGCGATCGCCACCGCTTCAATCGCCATCGCCATCATGCTGCTCACACCCCGTGCCGCGTGCCGCCCCATGCGTCCGATATCCATCTTCTTGGGCAGATACAGCGATACCAGATTCCCGGCGGTGAAGCTGCAGATCGCGAGGAACACGTAGCCCAGCACCGCCGCCGTCAGCATGAACGCCGTCG includes:
- a CDS encoding TolC family protein: MTPPSMAPNLFLNCSGQACARKTNMSKAVGVFATVALATTFLAAQGLPPAHPNQVPPLQLPLPALTQTDAAGGVPAGTLSSTPLRLSLADAITRGLRQNLAPLLASNMSEQARAQRIAQMAALLPRVDASASEVRQKINLAAFGFSFPGAPQIIGPFNVFQASAAAHVPLLDLSALDSTRAASSLEKAAHDDYQSVRNLVVLAVANQYLLSVADQSRVQAAQAELATAQSALQQAQDMLAAGVVDKLSVVRAQVQRDQQQQQLTAQQNALAKQRLSLARAIGLPLAQKFVLTSTTPFATLPAPAPAAAVAEALATRPDYRASQQVVRSAQLLVASAKAGRLPTVSLDGSYGTIGHELDSNHPIFAVGASINLPVFAGGQIAAERIRAQAQLRDAEARTADLQAAIGVQVRSALLDLESQHQQVAVAQHAQQLAHQELTLAQDRFRAGVADNLEVIQAQQTVAVGDENYIAALYGYNLAKASLAQALGVAATQFQNYLPTH
- the arsM gene encoding arsenite methyltransferase, which produces MNTELKEAVKAKYGEAAQRAAKGAGSSCCGPSGCCGGGDPITVDLYGASESGEVPEGAMRASLGCGNPTALAELKAGETVLDLGSGGGIDVLLSARRVGPAGKAYGLDMTDAMLALAEENKRQSGLENVEFLRGEIENIPLPDNSVDVIISNCVVNLSGDKDRVLQEAFRVLKPGGRFAISDVVVRGEVPAAIRKSMELWTGCIAGALRDEDYIAKLQRAGFAAPTMEVTRVYSAQDAEEFLSGDGFDREAVVREVEGKFVSAFIRATKPGN
- a CDS encoding TetR/AcrR family transcriptional regulator; amino-acid sequence: MTVAGKTRRQALTEFREAEILAAARKVFGERGFGAATVDAIASEAGVAKGTLYLYYDSKEEIFWAALLSRLRDALELTKQAVASAQGAEAKIRAVLQVRYDLFRSDAAFVRMYVTEFGHFCRNKGGPTHDLYTEGAELLAGVLRDGMEAGELRRLPPMETALALMEMVKGVFLMRFSGVPGLTDDTAFDGAQFVFELFWAGVRKENKHE
- a CDS encoding methylated-DNA--[protein]-cysteine S-methyltransferase, which gives rise to MEKLFRTVMDSPVGPLTLVVSGQGLREIHFGDVSTPGATDNPRQTAAVARQLREYFAGRRQQFDLKLDWHGTDFQRSVWRALVRIPYGKTVSYADVARKVGKPKAFRAVGGANRANPIPIVVPCHRVLGSDGSLTGYSGPTRLDIKAQLLALEAAQ
- a CDS encoding HlyD family secretion protein → MLEGNRQEEGKPMPSSPAVTNPPPLTAEATEAPAPARRPQTKHILGIVVVIIVAGVIWAYFYYRNRVSTDDAQITAHIEPVAPRVAGTVISVNVNDNERVHAGQVLFQLDDRVYKAELQQADANLQAAEAGASSARTNIPITTASSSGTLSAAQAATEQAQANEKLTAAQVAAADAQVKAAQATLQQAQAQAGNAVSTERRYAQLVGKQEISALQYQQAQTAATAEQAGVAAAQAQVTAAQQQVASAVAKENVARAAVAEAAANERKAATAPQQQAVSRAQSKTAQAKVAQAEAAVALAQLNVDYTVVRSPSEGQVGNKTVQLGQRLAPGQTVLVIVPVRNVWVVANYKETQLKDMHPGQKADVSIDAYGEILHGTVNSIGPGTGSVFSLLPPENATGNYVKVVQRVPVKIVFDPRQDLSRLRPGLSVEATVFTNK
- a CDS encoding DHA2 family efflux MFS transporter permease subunit encodes the protein MTRDQATHPIINPWIIAITVMLSTFLEVLDTSVVNVSLPYIAGGLSATVDEATWVLTSYLVANAIVLPITGWLANQFGRKRLLITAVAGFTVASLLCGLAPSLPLLVLFRCLQGAFGGALQPISQAVLLESFPPQDRGKAMAFWGLGIVVAPILGPTLGGYLTDMYSWRWVFYINLPIGIASIIMTRMFLFDPSYIKPSRSRVDGWGLGMMAVGIACLQIMLDKGQEADWFGSHFIVALAIIAFVMLAGFVVWELTVKDPIVHLRVFKDRTYATGVFLMTTLGFVLYGSLVLLPLFMQVLLGYSAITAGLWTAPRGIGALVFMPIVGILMSRRWDPRLLLTFGLLAAALGTYQFSFYNLATGPWSFFFPQIIQGGGMAFIFVPLTTVTMDAIPLKDMGNATSLFNLTRNLGASAGISVATMLVARRSQFHQSRLTAQITSASPTLHAMLQNFTHMLVIRGMDAATASHQALGAVYGMVVKQAVMLSYIEVFYLLAIIFVLMVPLVMLMKRPSHGRSVSMH
- a CDS encoding AbrB/MazE/SpoVT family DNA-binding domain-containing protein, whose protein sequence is MTTTIDAAGRIVIPKAIREEAEFGPGTEIEVEVDDGRVVLSPRVAHWHTEVRDGVTVMVPDRPVPPLTADIVNRTLARIRNERGRMPRRRPTGPRTGRPRSPA
- a CDS encoding PIN domain-containing protein — its product is MSRFLPDTNVMIAMIRPWQDLHAAANAEWQRRIGADEQPVMAVHCWSEAYSVLTRLPPAHRSPPTETWDALELVWKRFPTVALDAGEWLATLASCARDGIGGGRIYDELIAACARKAKADTLLTFNPRHFERHADWFAICVPGRA
- a CDS encoding transcriptional regulator; the encoded protein is MQKYRDVDVTRIADQFTALGAEARLRILRLLLSAHPAGMVVGDVAAELGIPSSTLSHHLEKLKHEDLVRVRREGTYLWYSANSEALQELLQFLYAECCTRNKAVEPQAVVCCK
- a CDS encoding ABC transporter substrate-binding protein — encoded protein: MKKTPQEISVAHSPDSDDAFMFYALATHKVGLPGVKFKHVLSDIEDLNRRALAQEFDVTAVSFHAYPYLQDNYRLLNHGGSVGYGYGPMIVAARPITPEEVRGKTIAIAGERTTSALVLRLWHPEVKTTVIPFDQIIPAIVEGRVEAGLLIHEGQLTYSASGLHKVLDLGRWWLDSTQLPLPLGGNVVRRALPKEFAAELSTVLKASIQYGLEHRDEALAYAHQFARDMDDHLADQFVGMYVNERTLRYGEDDKRAIAELLRRGHAAGMIPHEPKLDFLD